Within the Arvicanthis niloticus isolate mArvNil1 unplaced genomic scaffold, mArvNil1.pat.X pat_scaffold_1880_arrow_ctg1, whole genome shotgun sequence genome, the region TAAATGTTACTAAAAAGTAGCAAAATACACCATGGGATTTCTTTTCACAAGGACTGAAGAAGAGGTGTCTATGAATGACAAAGAGAAGACtcaaacaaaagccagaagaaactTCATGAGGTGGAGGAAGACAATCGGGAAAAACTTGGGTTTGAAAACTCCATAACAAACCCTAACTTGCTATGTGAAACAAAATTCATTAAATGAAGATGTCAAACTGGGCATGTAGTCCCTGAAAGCAAAGGTGTTCAGACTTTGTAAGTCAGCCTTAGCTACACAGACACACCCTGTAAGCAATGCAGCAATGAGCATGGTGACCAGAAGCTGTAACAGCAAAGACTTCCATGCCCACCATTCAATCTCTTCAGTCTCTCGGTCCTTCAGCAGCTCCAGAACCTCCTGCCTGCAGCGCTCCTGGTATTCTGGGTGCCTTGCCAGGTTGTACAGGATCCAGGAGAGTGCACTGGCTGTGGTGTCATGACCTGAAAGGTGGACACACAAACAGGTTTGGGTCTCTGGCATGTTTCAGCACAAGGGGGGACTTGTATGCAGACAGTAAGGGTCCAAAAGGAACAGATGGAAAGAATGGAGGGACTCTAGGTCCCCACACAATACTACTAGGATGGGCAGATCTCTTCCGTCCCTGTAGCCCTACACAGGGACCCTTACCTCCAAACATAAAGGTGTCAGCCTCTGCCCTGATGTCCTCAATGGACAGCTCCTTTCCATGTTCAtcctgaaaacaaaataagactcATAATTCACACCATGTCTGAGGTGGTGTTCAGAACACCCATGTGAAcgcttgaatgcttggccacagagagtggcactattaggaggtgtggccttaatggagggggtgtggctttgtttAAAGGAACTATGTCattgtgtaggtgggctttgaggcctcctTAGGCCCAGGCTCtacccagtgcagaagacagtctcctcctggctgccttcagatgaagatggacaACTCGTAGCTCccactccagcaccatgtctgcctgcacactgccatgcttccctccatgatgataatacactgaacctctgaaactgtatgccatccccaattaaatgtcctttatcaGAGTCACCTTGTTCatgttgtcccttcacagcaGTGAAAGCATAAGACAGGTGGTGGGAGACAGACTGATACCCGTTTGCACAGAAGGTGCCTCCTGTGTCTTCTCCACAGCCTGCTTCCATCTCTTCCTTGGTTTCTTAGTTTCCTACCCATGTTTTGCTCTTTTAGGAGAGCCTTCAAAAGAGTCACACCTAAAATGGAACTCTGTGTGGTACCCAGTTTTCATAAGCACTGTCTGTAACTTCCCAATATCTCCTGGTCAAGACCAGCTTCTGCTTAACACTGACCATGAAGGTCCTGTAACCTAGACCCCACATGAGCCCACCTTGGCCAACAAGAGTACATCAATGAAGTCCAAAGTCTTAGACTTAGTCTTGGACTTCAGGAACTCATCAACACTTTGGCTGGAGAGAGTGCGACGTCTCTCCCTGATGACGGCATCTGTGAAGTTGTGCACCAGATCACAAGCCTTGCGGAAGCGCCGTCCATCAGCAGTGTGGTAGTACAGGAAGTCCACGTACATCAAGAGCTGATATGACCTTTTTATTATGAGGGAGCTGAGTTCCAAGATGGCAGAAATGTATTCACTAGGAGACCTGCAgggcaaggcagagagaggaaggaactggGCACACAGAAAAAACCCAGCCAGAGTTCCAGGATTAGGATCCATcgagaaaagggcatccatgaCGCACAAATTCTGTTTCCTGCTCCCACAAGTAGCCTCCTGACCCAGGATCTCAGGGTATATATGGAAATCATTTCATCCCCTCATTCACTGAGCAGCTGGTCCTGTGACTCTGACCGGGCTCAGAGCCTCCTCTCTAGGTTCCTTGCATCCTGTATCTCTTTGAAGCTCCTCTAATGATTAGGATGCCCAAGGTCACTGTGACAAGAACCCCTCCTTTACAGACACCTTCTCTTTTGCTCTGGGAAACTCTGGATGGAGTTCACACCCTTCTGGCTGGACACTCAGCATCTTTAAGATCTGGCCACTTGCTGGAGATGGCTGGCTCCTGACTGTGAGCCCAAAATCAGCAGGGAGATGCAGGgagatcagaagctcaaggccaaactaatctacatagtaagttccaggccagactaaCTACAGACTGAGACATTGtcgagaaggaaaaaaggaaggggagggaaggaaagaagaaaagaaaaaaaacataaaggctGTCTTAAGGTCCTGCAGTGTTTAGCTTTGAGTCTTAAGGTCCTGCAGTGGTTAGCTTTGAGTCTTAAGGTCCTGCAGTGGTTAGCTTTGAGTCTTAAGGTCCTGCAGTGGTTAGCTTGAGTCTTAAGGTCCTGCAGTGGTTAGCTTTGAAAACACACATTACACCGAGATGTGCCTGGGAGATTATTTAAGCATATGTCTGTATGTCACAGATGGTGTTTTGTTTCCAGATGGAGTTAAATGAGTTAATTTACAGCTTCTTCCACTGGATGGAGCTACATGaataaaagggaaggaggaagcttGCTGGCACTGACCAGTActctatctgtctctgccatCATGGTGGAATGTGCTTCACCCTGTTACTGTCCACAATGATGCAGTGAAACTAGTGGGCAGACTAAGTCTTCCTCCCTTGTTTTTACTTAAGACAATTTTATGACAACACTGTAACCCAACCTTCAATCTTTTAAGTTGCATCTTTCACCTGCCCACCCACATCTCCTTGCCTTTATGCAAATTATCCACCTCCCAAGGAGGAGCACTgactctctccagtccctgaccCTCACTGCCAGTTTTAACACAACTCCTCTCTACTCCCTATTTGTGCCCTTGTACACAGCTCATGTTCCAAGACAGAGCCAGGACTCACCCCTGACAGTTGCTGTCATAGCCAAAGAGGCATTTCTGCAGACTGTCCAAGGTCATGAGGCTGATGTTCTCAAACATTTCCAGACGTGCACTGCCTTCCAAGGATAGGTGCTTCCACTTGGCCTGAACAGAGGGCAGAGATGTGGATGAGCCTTGGATGGTTGGAGCTCCTTCTCAACACTAAACCCCAGAAAAGGGTCCTGACACCAGGGAAAACCTGACTGGTGGTAGCAGAAGACGTCACTATCACAGATGAAAACACTAGGTTAGGAGACAAAGCCTtgagttttctgtctctgtgcGCCCTTGGTCAGCTTGCTGCCTTCCAGATTGGTCAAGTCTTCCAGAACAGTTAACTTGACATGACTTACCACCTGTAAAGTGCACGTCAGTGTTCCCTCTGCCTTTCATGCTCTCTTATTCCTTGTAAACCTGGAGAGGACTGACCGCTCTGACCTTTCATTTAATCATCCATAATATGACAGTCATATTCATCTCTACAACACAGCAAAGTGGAAATTACATCGACCAATGTAGTCCATGGACCTGGCCTAACACTTCATATACCGAAGGTGCTCGCTAAGTGATCATGGGAATTATCATCTGGCGTGGCTCTAGAAATGGTTTCAGTGTTTTGTAATGCTTCATTCTCAGTCGTTACAGTGAGTCCATGTAAagttctgctttctcctttttaaaaccATACTTACTTGACAACCAGAGTGAACCCAGCTCTATAAAAGACCTTAggtttttaaataagttttgACCGTATTCACTCATTCCCCAATGAACTTCTCCCGGAAggatcttaggtttttttttttttttgaaacaaggtcttggtGATGTAGTTTGGACTGGCCTTTGATTCACAatctttcttcctcagtctctccccATGTGGGTATTAAGAAGTGTGTCGTCACCATGGCCAGGCATTAGAGTGAAGTCTAAACTAGTCCCCTACACAGAAAGAGCTTCTTCTGTAGTCAACAGCAGCAACTGTTGGGTGACTTTCCAGGGCTTCTGTAAAGAAAAGTAGCTACTGGTCTGCTATGAACTCATCTGCATGCTAGGGCATGACTCTAGGATACCATTCTGATCACCTTTTAAGTACAATTAATTATTCTTACTTtaaagatggggaaactgagacacagaaagaaaactgatGCCCCTGAGACCACAGATCAGAACAGCACCTTCAGACTACATCTGTCTGAAGCCATGACCTTTTCTGCATTACTCTATGTGGGACCCTAGGTTTGAGGAACTCACGTGCATGATGTTCACACTCTGGTTAAAAATCTTGACATAGGGCTTCAGGATGTCAAAGTGGAAGGCAGGTGTCAGCAGACGGCGATGTCGGTTCCACTTCTCACCAGAACTCAGGAAGCCCATCGCCTGGGATGGCAGCAATGTCAGTGGGCAAAGGTGGCATCTTTTTCTCACcccaaggtgtcctctgaccctcACCTTGAGGTACTCACCCAGCCACGGCTTCACAAAGCGTAGAAAGTCATGTCTTTTGGGGCCACCAAAGCTGCCAAGGAGAACAGTGCTAGGAAACAAGGTCAGATAAACTATCGGAGGGACAAGAACTCCCAGCCCCAGGGATTTCATTTCCCCTCCAAAtacaggaagacagaaaggaaacaggACACAAGAAACcatgaaaaaggaagaatgtGAGGCAGGACCAGATCAGActagcagcagcaggaaaagtCATGACATACTTAGTATACTTTCACAGGGCTGCTACATGGTACACCATGTCTTCCACACCTTAGACTAGTTCAAACAATCTGCAAGCCTTTGCAAAGTCCAGGGACACACCATCAATGTGGCTTTCTGACATACCTGACACATCTGATATAAATGAAGGGCACATGTTAGCTTGACATGTCATATAAAACACACATGAATTCTCTGACATGCCACAACACAGTGTGTAACTGTACGGATGACCTGTTTCTGCCTTTGGATAATCCCAGATTGGCACTTCAATATTGTTCCATTCAAGTCTAAATGTAAACCTACATATGTCACAGACCCTCTAGCTCTCTCCTCTATGCCATACTAAGCATTAAGTGTGCAGAATAAGGGCCCTTCTACTCTCAGAGCCATGTGCCCACCACAAAGACTTGTATCTGTCCTCTAGCAGCTGTCAGGCACCTCCAAGGCCCACTGACCCTTCTGACTCTAGTGCATCTTTCCCTGCAATTCTTTGCATTCCGCTCTGTTGCCAAGTTATCTCCAGCTTGGTCACTTCTATTCAAGGTGGCTGTGGCAGCTGAGACTTACTGAAATGGGGAGGTGGGGAAAAGTTCACAGTATGTTACATGCCTCTCACAACCTCGGCTGTTCACCCAGGAGGTATCCACATCACAAGAATACTGTTGAATGTCATGGGGACAAATGGAAGTTAAAAAAGCACTATGTTGTTCTAGTCTACATAGCACTATTCAGATCCATTTGCACTCCATATTTTGAAAGGAGTCTGTATGTACACATTGTAAATAATGCAAGATGCACACATTGCTTACAGTTTGCTATTCTGAGTTAACTACTCCCAATCCGGGGAGTATCAAAAAGAATGTAAGACCCACACCACAGAGCCTTGTCAAACTCGGCACCTTTAGTGTGAACACAACAGCACGGAGGGTTGATAAGAAGGGAGAAATGTAGGGCATGATAAGGAAAGAAACCTGAATCTCAGAGGCAAGACTGACTGTGACCAAAGGGTTGAAACTGAGCTCTAGAAAATCTGTCCACTTTTGCTGGCTGCAGAGGAGATATGAGGCAATTTTTCAGGTGGTGGACTCACCTACTCTCTTCTCAGATCACTacattctaaataaaacacaaattaaagaTCCCATCCTTGTTcatggagagatgggtcagtaaggtaactcttgcagaagactaggTTTAGTTCaaggcacccacatggcaactcacaaccacctgtaactctagttccaaagaaCTCTGGTTCTGCCACCCTCTTATGGCCACTAAGggtactgcatacatgtggtacccatacatacatgcaggtaaacactcataaaataaaaataaaggtctgacatggtagtacacacctttaatatcaacACTTGGGAGCTGACAAAcgtgggtctctatgagttcaaggctagcctgctctacaagTGAACTCCAGGTCAGCTAGAGCTACAAAgaatctcaaagtaaataaataaatgcctcaaaaataaatttttaaatgtctatatGGTGTTGCTACTGCTGTGAAGGTAGAGATAGGAGAATCCCTGGGCCTTACTGGCCAGACACTCCAGATTAATGGGTGAGCTCAGGAAGAGAGAGGTCTGGTCTCAATAAAGTTAGATAGAGTTTCAAGGATAGCAATTCAGATTgtctactgtcctccacatgcatgcacacacacatgcatatggacCCACACCCTCATACCCACAACCACAGgcagacacatacagaaacaaaagttatcaaaGTTATTATTTTTCCCAGTTCTAGGATGGAACTACCACTTTGTTCATGGTGAGCAATGTTCTGCCACCAAGTAGATTCCAAGATAGTAAGTTTTCTTTCCCTGGCTTAGATCATACTGGTTGAGCTTCTATCATCCACAGCTCAGATTTTAGCATCAATTGAGACTCAGACGTTATCTAAAGTCACTCTACAGGTTAGCCACATGGCCATGGCCACTGTCAGATACAGTGCCATCTGCTGCTCACCTTGGTCAATCAGGGAGAATGAGCTGAgataagagacagagaagaaggcaATGGTAGGATCCTAGAATGAATACCTGGGGCCTGGAGCACAGGGGCAACAAATGCAGGATCAACAAGCCTCAGCACAGGGATGGCTGGTCCCAGCCAGCAGAGATGGATATCTCGGAAAGTGTGGCCCATTGCAGTCACCAACCGCATGCCTTCCTCATTGCTCTTGATCTAAGGATGGAGAAGGTTGAGGCCAGTCCATGCATGGAATCTtagattctcctgtttctggccAACATGCTCATTCCTCTACCTCCTGCTTGGACTACTCATGAAGTCTCTTGATGAGCCATAGTTCAACTACATGTGTTCCCTTCTGTACCCACGTGTCTTTCCATCCCTCTCTCTGATGAATcacccttctcatctctctattATGATGCATATATAGACAAATTGATGGaacaatggatggatggatgatagatagatagatgacagatagatagaggaCAGATAGACATACAGTATAAATTGTAGATGATAGGTGACTATTTCATAGAGGGACTGATGATGAagaggatagacagacagacagacagacagacagatacatggtATGCTTCtgatagatatatagagaatacatagacagatacattATAGGCAACATAGGTAGATGACATTTAAAGATGTGATAGGTAACTGGTAGCAGAGGAAAATGATTAGAGTGGTAGATCtcaatatatttgtgtgtatttatttctttatcataATTCTgattcttctccatttccttcaT harbors:
- the LOC117701684 gene encoding cytochrome P450 4F5-like isoform X1 — its product is MGFLSSGEKWNRHRRLLTPAFHFDILKPYVKIFNQSVNIMHAKWKHLSLEGSARLEMFENISLMTLDSLQKCLFGYDSNCQGSPSEYISAILELSSLIIKRSYQLLMYVDFLYYHTADGRRFRKACDLVHNFTDAVIRERRRTLSSQSVDEFLKSKTKSKTLDFIDVLLLAKDEHGKELSIEDIRAEADTFMFGGHDTTASALSWILYNLARHPEYQERCRQEVLELLKDRETEEIEWWAWKSLLLQLLVTMLIAALLTGCVCVAKADLQSLNTFAFRDYMPSLTSSFNEFCFT
- the LOC117701684 gene encoding cytochrome P450 4F5-like isoform X2, which translates into the protein MFENISLMTLDSLQKCLFGYDSNCQGSPSEYISAILELSSLIIKRSYQLLMYVDFLYYHTADGRRFRKACDLVHNFTDAVIRERRRTLSSQSVDEFLKSKTKSKTLDFIDVLLLAKDEHGKELSIEDIRAEADTFMFGGHDTTASALSWILYNLARHPEYQERCRQEVLELLKDRETEEIEWWAWKSLLLQLLVTMLIAALLTGCVCVAKADLQSLNTFAFRDYMPSLTSSFNEFCFT